The following are encoded in a window of Numida meleagris isolate 19003 breed g44 Domestic line chromosome 9, NumMel1.0, whole genome shotgun sequence genomic DNA:
- the PRC1 gene encoding protein regulator of cytokinesis 1 isoform X3: protein MRKSEVLAAEAVSCLNRALAALRNIWEEIGIPEELRLERTGAVKKHIKNLLDMMVAEEEHLKEQLLKSVAVYRKELDGLCSELQLEPFETEEGSTILQMVKDLHTRVEVMLKQKRDRKQELKALQEQDKNLCDILCVSLFSIDGAAVPSLEELDRYRRHVASLSAEKVRRQEEFASIKRQVILCMEELEHSPDTSFERDVVCEDEEAFCLSTDNIANLQNLLQQLEARRALNEAMCAELRSRITELWERLQVPEEERESFAVHMTGSKAKTREALQLEVDRLEELKLQNMKSVVQAIRAELTEYWDKCFYSQEQRDAFSPYYDEDYTEALLQLHDTEVGKVKSYYKTHKELFEAVQKWEENWKMFLELERKTADPSRFSNRGGSLLKEEKQRAKLQKTLSKLQEELQSRIQAWEQEREEPFLVKGQQFMEYVTEQWQLYRMEKEKEKQERHLKKSRQIETEMMYGSTPRTPIKRRVLGPHTPGKVRKLGQAWTPSRAAAKPPRPGHRERNKENLSQLNGTTLSGGCSPAAPAQRNYSVNSVASTYSEFARELSKASRCDTSSRILNSTTTNAYC, encoded by the exons ATGAGGAAGAG TGAGGTGCTGGCGGCCGAGGCCGTGTCGTGCCTGAACCGCGCCCTGGCGGCGCTGCGGAACATCTGGGAGGAGATCGGCATCCCCGAGGAGCTGCGGCTGGAGCGCACCGGGGCGGTGAAGAAGCACATCAAG AACCTCCTGGACATGATGGTGGCGGAGGAGGAGCACctgaaggagcagctgctgaagagcGTCGCCGTGTACCGGAAAGAGCTCGACGGCCTCTGCAGcgagctgcagctggagccctTCGAG ACAGAGGAGGGGAGCACCATTCTGCAGATGGTGAAGGATTTACATACCCGCGTGGAAGTGATGTTGAAGCAGAAAAGGGATAGGAAGCAGGAACTGAAGGCTCTGCAGGAACAAGATAAGAACCTGTGTGACATCCTCTGCGTGTCCCTCTTCAGCATTGATGGTGCTGCCGTGcccagcctggaggagctggacCGCTACCGACGCCACGTGGCCTCCCTCAGCGCCGAGAAG GTGCGAAGGCAGGAAGAATTTGCCAGCATCAAGCGGCAGGTCATCCTCTGcatggaggagctggagcacagcccGGACACCAGCTTCGAGCGGGACGTGGTGTGCGAGGACGAGGAGGCCTTCTGCTTGTCCACGGACAACATTGCTAACCTCCAGAACCTGCTGCAGCAG ctggaagcGCGGCGGGCCCTGAATGAAGCCATGTGTGCAGAGCTGCGCTCCAGGATCACTGAGCTTTGGGAAAGGCTGCAGGTTCCTGAGGAGGAGAGGGAGTCTTTTGCAGTGCACATGACTGGATCCAAAGCCAAAACCAGGGAAGCT ctgcagctggaagtaGACCGTCTGGAGGAGCTGAAGCTGCAGAACATGAAGTCAGTGGTTCAGGCAATCCGCGCAGAGCTGACTGAATACTGGGACAAATGCTTCTacagccaggagcagagggatgCCTTCAGTCCCTATTACGATG AGGACTATACAGAggccctgctccagctccacGATACTGAGGTGGGGAAGGTGAAAAGCTACTACAAAACACACAAGGAGCTGTTTGAAGCTGTTCAGAAATGGGAGGAAAACTGGAAGATGTTTCTGGAGCTGGAG AGGAAAACAGCTGACCCCAGCCGCTTCTCCAATCGCGGGGGGAGCCTgctgaaagaagagaagcagcgagcaaaactgcagaaaactcTTTCCAAG ctgcaggaggagctgcagagcaggatcCAGGCCTGGGAGCAGGAGCGTGAGGAGCCTTTCCTGGTGAAGGGACAGCAGTTCATGGAGTATGTGACAGAGCAGTGGCAGCTGTATCGcatggagaaagagaaggagaaacaggAGCGG CACCTGAAGAAAAGCCGCCAGATTGAGACAGAGATGATGTATGGGAGCACCCCAAGGACTCCTATCAAGCGTCGAGTGCTTGGCCCCCATACACCTGGCAAAGTAAGGAAG CTCGGCCAGGCTTGGACCCCCAGCCGCGCAGCTGCGAAGCCCCCCCGGCCCGGACACAGGGAGCGGAACAAGGAGAACCTGTCACAGCTGAACGGAACCACCCTGAGCGGTGGgtgcagccccgcagcccctgcCCAGCGTAACTACAGCGTTAATTCTGTTGCCAGCACCTATTCTGAGTTTGCG
- the PRC1 gene encoding protein regulator of cytokinesis 1 isoform X4: protein MRKSEVLAAEAVSCLNRALAALRNIWEEIGIPEELRLERTGAVKKHIKNLLDMMVAEEEHLKEQLLKSVAVYRKELDGLCSELQLEPFETEEGSTILQMVKDLHTRVEVMLKQKRDRKQELKALQEQDKNLCDILCVSLFSIDGAAVPSLEELDRYRRHVASLSAEKVRRQEEFASIKRQVILCMEELEHSPDTSFERDVVCEDEEAFCLSTDNIANLQNLLQQLEARRALNEAMCAELRSRITELWERLQVPEEERESFAVHMTGSKAKTREALQLEVDRLEELKLQNMKSVVQAIRAELTEYWDKCFYSQEQRDAFSPYYDEDYTEALLQLHDTEVGKVKSYYKTHKELFEAVQKWEENWKMFLELERKTADPSRFSNRGGSLLKEEKQRAKLQKTLSKLQEELQSRIQAWEQEREEPFLVKGQQFMEYVTEQWQLYRMEKEKEKQERHLKKSRQIETEMMYGSTPRTPIKRRVLGPHTPGKLGQAWTPSRAAAKPPRPGHRERNKENLSQLNGTTLSGGCSPAAPAQRNYSVNSVASTYSEFARELSKASRCDTSSRILNSTTTNAYC from the exons ATGAGGAAGAG TGAGGTGCTGGCGGCCGAGGCCGTGTCGTGCCTGAACCGCGCCCTGGCGGCGCTGCGGAACATCTGGGAGGAGATCGGCATCCCCGAGGAGCTGCGGCTGGAGCGCACCGGGGCGGTGAAGAAGCACATCAAG AACCTCCTGGACATGATGGTGGCGGAGGAGGAGCACctgaaggagcagctgctgaagagcGTCGCCGTGTACCGGAAAGAGCTCGACGGCCTCTGCAGcgagctgcagctggagccctTCGAG ACAGAGGAGGGGAGCACCATTCTGCAGATGGTGAAGGATTTACATACCCGCGTGGAAGTGATGTTGAAGCAGAAAAGGGATAGGAAGCAGGAACTGAAGGCTCTGCAGGAACAAGATAAGAACCTGTGTGACATCCTCTGCGTGTCCCTCTTCAGCATTGATGGTGCTGCCGTGcccagcctggaggagctggacCGCTACCGACGCCACGTGGCCTCCCTCAGCGCCGAGAAG GTGCGAAGGCAGGAAGAATTTGCCAGCATCAAGCGGCAGGTCATCCTCTGcatggaggagctggagcacagcccGGACACCAGCTTCGAGCGGGACGTGGTGTGCGAGGACGAGGAGGCCTTCTGCTTGTCCACGGACAACATTGCTAACCTCCAGAACCTGCTGCAGCAG ctggaagcGCGGCGGGCCCTGAATGAAGCCATGTGTGCAGAGCTGCGCTCCAGGATCACTGAGCTTTGGGAAAGGCTGCAGGTTCCTGAGGAGGAGAGGGAGTCTTTTGCAGTGCACATGACTGGATCCAAAGCCAAAACCAGGGAAGCT ctgcagctggaagtaGACCGTCTGGAGGAGCTGAAGCTGCAGAACATGAAGTCAGTGGTTCAGGCAATCCGCGCAGAGCTGACTGAATACTGGGACAAATGCTTCTacagccaggagcagagggatgCCTTCAGTCCCTATTACGATG AGGACTATACAGAggccctgctccagctccacGATACTGAGGTGGGGAAGGTGAAAAGCTACTACAAAACACACAAGGAGCTGTTTGAAGCTGTTCAGAAATGGGAGGAAAACTGGAAGATGTTTCTGGAGCTGGAG AGGAAAACAGCTGACCCCAGCCGCTTCTCCAATCGCGGGGGGAGCCTgctgaaagaagagaagcagcgagcaaaactgcagaaaactcTTTCCAAG ctgcaggaggagctgcagagcaggatcCAGGCCTGGGAGCAGGAGCGTGAGGAGCCTTTCCTGGTGAAGGGACAGCAGTTCATGGAGTATGTGACAGAGCAGTGGCAGCTGTATCGcatggagaaagagaaggagaaacaggAGCGG CACCTGAAGAAAAGCCGCCAGATTGAGACAGAGATGATGTATGGGAGCACCCCAAGGACTCCTATCAAGCGTCGAGTGCTTGGCCCCCATACACCTGGCAAA CTCGGCCAGGCTTGGACCCCCAGCCGCGCAGCTGCGAAGCCCCCCCGGCCCGGACACAGGGAGCGGAACAAGGAGAACCTGTCACAGCTGAACGGAACCACCCTGAGCGGTGGgtgcagccccgcagcccctgcCCAGCGTAACTACAGCGTTAATTCTGTTGCCAGCACCTATTCTGAGTTTGCG
- the PRC1 gene encoding protein regulator of cytokinesis 1 isoform X1, with translation MRKSEVLAAEAVSCLNRALAALRNIWEEIGIPEELRLERTGAVKKHIKNLLDMMVAEEEHLKEQLLKSVAVYRKELDGLCSELQLEPFETEEGSTILQMVKDLHTRVEVMLKQKRDRKQELKALQEQDKNLCDILCVSLFSIDGAAVPSLEELDRYRRHVASLSAEKVRRQEEFASIKRQVILCMEELEHSPDTSFERDVVCEDEEAFCLSTDNIANLQNLLQQLEARRALNEAMCAELRSRITELWERLQVPEEERESFAVHMTGSKAKTREALQLEVDRLEELKLQNMKSVVQAIRAELTEYWDKCFYSQEQRDAFSPYYDEDYTEALLQLHDTEVGKVKSYYKTHKELFEAVQKWEENWKMFLELERKTADPSRFSNRGGSLLKEEKQRAKLQKTLSKLQEELQSRIQAWEQEREEPFLVKGQQFMEYVTEQWQLYRMEKEKEKQERHLKKSRQIETEMMYGSTPRTPIKRRVLGPHTPGKVRKLNGTSLSTATPNSTIRSAFGATLFHSPTSRLPPSGGKLGQAWTPSRAAAKPPRPGHRERNKENLSQLNGTTLSGGCSPAAPAQRNYSVNSVASTYSEFARELSKASRCDTSSRILNSTTTNAYC, from the exons ATGAGGAAGAG TGAGGTGCTGGCGGCCGAGGCCGTGTCGTGCCTGAACCGCGCCCTGGCGGCGCTGCGGAACATCTGGGAGGAGATCGGCATCCCCGAGGAGCTGCGGCTGGAGCGCACCGGGGCGGTGAAGAAGCACATCAAG AACCTCCTGGACATGATGGTGGCGGAGGAGGAGCACctgaaggagcagctgctgaagagcGTCGCCGTGTACCGGAAAGAGCTCGACGGCCTCTGCAGcgagctgcagctggagccctTCGAG ACAGAGGAGGGGAGCACCATTCTGCAGATGGTGAAGGATTTACATACCCGCGTGGAAGTGATGTTGAAGCAGAAAAGGGATAGGAAGCAGGAACTGAAGGCTCTGCAGGAACAAGATAAGAACCTGTGTGACATCCTCTGCGTGTCCCTCTTCAGCATTGATGGTGCTGCCGTGcccagcctggaggagctggacCGCTACCGACGCCACGTGGCCTCCCTCAGCGCCGAGAAG GTGCGAAGGCAGGAAGAATTTGCCAGCATCAAGCGGCAGGTCATCCTCTGcatggaggagctggagcacagcccGGACACCAGCTTCGAGCGGGACGTGGTGTGCGAGGACGAGGAGGCCTTCTGCTTGTCCACGGACAACATTGCTAACCTCCAGAACCTGCTGCAGCAG ctggaagcGCGGCGGGCCCTGAATGAAGCCATGTGTGCAGAGCTGCGCTCCAGGATCACTGAGCTTTGGGAAAGGCTGCAGGTTCCTGAGGAGGAGAGGGAGTCTTTTGCAGTGCACATGACTGGATCCAAAGCCAAAACCAGGGAAGCT ctgcagctggaagtaGACCGTCTGGAGGAGCTGAAGCTGCAGAACATGAAGTCAGTGGTTCAGGCAATCCGCGCAGAGCTGACTGAATACTGGGACAAATGCTTCTacagccaggagcagagggatgCCTTCAGTCCCTATTACGATG AGGACTATACAGAggccctgctccagctccacGATACTGAGGTGGGGAAGGTGAAAAGCTACTACAAAACACACAAGGAGCTGTTTGAAGCTGTTCAGAAATGGGAGGAAAACTGGAAGATGTTTCTGGAGCTGGAG AGGAAAACAGCTGACCCCAGCCGCTTCTCCAATCGCGGGGGGAGCCTgctgaaagaagagaagcagcgagcaaaactgcagaaaactcTTTCCAAG ctgcaggaggagctgcagagcaggatcCAGGCCTGGGAGCAGGAGCGTGAGGAGCCTTTCCTGGTGAAGGGACAGCAGTTCATGGAGTATGTGACAGAGCAGTGGCAGCTGTATCGcatggagaaagagaaggagaaacaggAGCGG CACCTGAAGAAAAGCCGCCAGATTGAGACAGAGATGATGTATGGGAGCACCCCAAGGACTCCTATCAAGCGTCGAGTGCTTGGCCCCCATACACCTGGCAAAGTAAGGAAG cTCAACGGCACTTCCCTCTCCACTGCCACTCCTAACAGCACCATTCGTTCAGCTTTCGGGGCAACTCTCTTCCATTCACCAACATCTCGGCTGCCACCCTCTGGAGGGAAG CTCGGCCAGGCTTGGACCCCCAGCCGCGCAGCTGCGAAGCCCCCCCGGCCCGGACACAGGGAGCGGAACAAGGAGAACCTGTCACAGCTGAACGGAACCACCCTGAGCGGTGGgtgcagccccgcagcccctgcCCAGCGTAACTACAGCGTTAATTCTGTTGCCAGCACCTATTCTGAGTTTGCG
- the PRC1 gene encoding protein regulator of cytokinesis 1 isoform X5 yields MRKSEVLAAEAVSCLNRALAALRNIWEEIGIPEELRLERTGAVKKHIKNLLDMMVAEEEHLKEQLLKSVAVYRKELDGLCSELQLEPFETEEGSTILQMVKDLHTRVEVMLKQKRDRKQELKALQEQDKNLCDILCVSLFSIDGAAVPSLEELDRYRRHVASLSAEKVRRQEEFASIKRQVILCMEELEHSPDTSFERDVVCEDEEAFCLSTDNIANLQNLLQQLEARRALNEAMCAELRSRITELWERLQVPEEERESFAVHMTGSKAKTREALQLEVDRLEELKLQNMKSVVQAIRAELTEYWDKCFYSQEQRDAFSPYYDEDYTEALLQLHDTEVGKVKSYYKTHKELFEAVQKWEENWKMFLELERKTADPSRFSNRGGSLLKEEKQRAKLQKTLSKLQEELQSRIQAWEQEREEPFLVKGQQFMEYVTEQWQLYRMEKEKEKQERHLKKSRQIETEMMYGSTPRTPIKRRVLGPHTPGKVRKLNGTSLSTATPNSTIRSAFGATLFHSPTSRLPPSGGKLGQAWTPSRAAAKPPRPGHRERNKENLSQLNGTTLSA; encoded by the exons ATGAGGAAGAG TGAGGTGCTGGCGGCCGAGGCCGTGTCGTGCCTGAACCGCGCCCTGGCGGCGCTGCGGAACATCTGGGAGGAGATCGGCATCCCCGAGGAGCTGCGGCTGGAGCGCACCGGGGCGGTGAAGAAGCACATCAAG AACCTCCTGGACATGATGGTGGCGGAGGAGGAGCACctgaaggagcagctgctgaagagcGTCGCCGTGTACCGGAAAGAGCTCGACGGCCTCTGCAGcgagctgcagctggagccctTCGAG ACAGAGGAGGGGAGCACCATTCTGCAGATGGTGAAGGATTTACATACCCGCGTGGAAGTGATGTTGAAGCAGAAAAGGGATAGGAAGCAGGAACTGAAGGCTCTGCAGGAACAAGATAAGAACCTGTGTGACATCCTCTGCGTGTCCCTCTTCAGCATTGATGGTGCTGCCGTGcccagcctggaggagctggacCGCTACCGACGCCACGTGGCCTCCCTCAGCGCCGAGAAG GTGCGAAGGCAGGAAGAATTTGCCAGCATCAAGCGGCAGGTCATCCTCTGcatggaggagctggagcacagcccGGACACCAGCTTCGAGCGGGACGTGGTGTGCGAGGACGAGGAGGCCTTCTGCTTGTCCACGGACAACATTGCTAACCTCCAGAACCTGCTGCAGCAG ctggaagcGCGGCGGGCCCTGAATGAAGCCATGTGTGCAGAGCTGCGCTCCAGGATCACTGAGCTTTGGGAAAGGCTGCAGGTTCCTGAGGAGGAGAGGGAGTCTTTTGCAGTGCACATGACTGGATCCAAAGCCAAAACCAGGGAAGCT ctgcagctggaagtaGACCGTCTGGAGGAGCTGAAGCTGCAGAACATGAAGTCAGTGGTTCAGGCAATCCGCGCAGAGCTGACTGAATACTGGGACAAATGCTTCTacagccaggagcagagggatgCCTTCAGTCCCTATTACGATG AGGACTATACAGAggccctgctccagctccacGATACTGAGGTGGGGAAGGTGAAAAGCTACTACAAAACACACAAGGAGCTGTTTGAAGCTGTTCAGAAATGGGAGGAAAACTGGAAGATGTTTCTGGAGCTGGAG AGGAAAACAGCTGACCCCAGCCGCTTCTCCAATCGCGGGGGGAGCCTgctgaaagaagagaagcagcgagcaaaactgcagaaaactcTTTCCAAG ctgcaggaggagctgcagagcaggatcCAGGCCTGGGAGCAGGAGCGTGAGGAGCCTTTCCTGGTGAAGGGACAGCAGTTCATGGAGTATGTGACAGAGCAGTGGCAGCTGTATCGcatggagaaagagaaggagaaacaggAGCGG CACCTGAAGAAAAGCCGCCAGATTGAGACAGAGATGATGTATGGGAGCACCCCAAGGACTCCTATCAAGCGTCGAGTGCTTGGCCCCCATACACCTGGCAAAGTAAGGAAG cTCAACGGCACTTCCCTCTCCACTGCCACTCCTAACAGCACCATTCGTTCAGCTTTCGGGGCAACTCTCTTCCATTCACCAACATCTCGGCTGCCACCCTCTGGAGGGAAG CTCGGCCAGGCTTGGACCCCCAGCCGCGCAGCTGCGAAGCCCCCCCGGCCCGGACACAGGGAGCGGAACAAGGAGAACCTGTCACAGCTGAACGGAACCACCCTGAGCG
- the PRC1 gene encoding protein regulator of cytokinesis 1 isoform X2, with the protein MRKSEVLAAEAVSCLNRALAALRNIWEEIGIPEELRLERTGAVKKHIKNLLDMMVAEEEHLKEQLLKSVAVYRKELDGLCSELQLEPFETEEGSTILQMVKDLHTRVEVMLKQKRDRKQELKALQEQDKNLCDILCVSLFSIDGAAVPSLEELDRYRRHVASLSAEKVRRQEEFASIKRQVILCMEELEHSPDTSFERDVVCEDEEAFCLSTDNIANLQNLLQQLEARRALNEAMCAELRSRITELWERLQVPEEERESFAVHMTGSKAKTREALQLEVDRLEELKLQNMKSVVQAIRAELTEYWDKCFYSQEQRDAFSPYYDEDYTEALLQLHDTEVGKVKSYYKTHKELFEAVQKWEENWKMFLELERKTADPSRFSNRGGSLLKEEKQRAKLQKTLSKLQEELQSRIQAWEQEREEPFLVKGQQFMEYVTEQWQLYRMEKEKEKQERHLKKSRQIETEMMYGSTPRTPIKRRVLGPHTPGKLNGTSLSTATPNSTIRSAFGATLFHSPTSRLPPSGGKLGQAWTPSRAAAKPPRPGHRERNKENLSQLNGTTLSGGCSPAAPAQRNYSVNSVASTYSEFARELSKASRCDTSSRILNSTTTNAYC; encoded by the exons ATGAGGAAGAG TGAGGTGCTGGCGGCCGAGGCCGTGTCGTGCCTGAACCGCGCCCTGGCGGCGCTGCGGAACATCTGGGAGGAGATCGGCATCCCCGAGGAGCTGCGGCTGGAGCGCACCGGGGCGGTGAAGAAGCACATCAAG AACCTCCTGGACATGATGGTGGCGGAGGAGGAGCACctgaaggagcagctgctgaagagcGTCGCCGTGTACCGGAAAGAGCTCGACGGCCTCTGCAGcgagctgcagctggagccctTCGAG ACAGAGGAGGGGAGCACCATTCTGCAGATGGTGAAGGATTTACATACCCGCGTGGAAGTGATGTTGAAGCAGAAAAGGGATAGGAAGCAGGAACTGAAGGCTCTGCAGGAACAAGATAAGAACCTGTGTGACATCCTCTGCGTGTCCCTCTTCAGCATTGATGGTGCTGCCGTGcccagcctggaggagctggacCGCTACCGACGCCACGTGGCCTCCCTCAGCGCCGAGAAG GTGCGAAGGCAGGAAGAATTTGCCAGCATCAAGCGGCAGGTCATCCTCTGcatggaggagctggagcacagcccGGACACCAGCTTCGAGCGGGACGTGGTGTGCGAGGACGAGGAGGCCTTCTGCTTGTCCACGGACAACATTGCTAACCTCCAGAACCTGCTGCAGCAG ctggaagcGCGGCGGGCCCTGAATGAAGCCATGTGTGCAGAGCTGCGCTCCAGGATCACTGAGCTTTGGGAAAGGCTGCAGGTTCCTGAGGAGGAGAGGGAGTCTTTTGCAGTGCACATGACTGGATCCAAAGCCAAAACCAGGGAAGCT ctgcagctggaagtaGACCGTCTGGAGGAGCTGAAGCTGCAGAACATGAAGTCAGTGGTTCAGGCAATCCGCGCAGAGCTGACTGAATACTGGGACAAATGCTTCTacagccaggagcagagggatgCCTTCAGTCCCTATTACGATG AGGACTATACAGAggccctgctccagctccacGATACTGAGGTGGGGAAGGTGAAAAGCTACTACAAAACACACAAGGAGCTGTTTGAAGCTGTTCAGAAATGGGAGGAAAACTGGAAGATGTTTCTGGAGCTGGAG AGGAAAACAGCTGACCCCAGCCGCTTCTCCAATCGCGGGGGGAGCCTgctgaaagaagagaagcagcgagcaaaactgcagaaaactcTTTCCAAG ctgcaggaggagctgcagagcaggatcCAGGCCTGGGAGCAGGAGCGTGAGGAGCCTTTCCTGGTGAAGGGACAGCAGTTCATGGAGTATGTGACAGAGCAGTGGCAGCTGTATCGcatggagaaagagaaggagaaacaggAGCGG CACCTGAAGAAAAGCCGCCAGATTGAGACAGAGATGATGTATGGGAGCACCCCAAGGACTCCTATCAAGCGTCGAGTGCTTGGCCCCCATACACCTGGCAAA cTCAACGGCACTTCCCTCTCCACTGCCACTCCTAACAGCACCATTCGTTCAGCTTTCGGGGCAACTCTCTTCCATTCACCAACATCTCGGCTGCCACCCTCTGGAGGGAAG CTCGGCCAGGCTTGGACCCCCAGCCGCGCAGCTGCGAAGCCCCCCCGGCCCGGACACAGGGAGCGGAACAAGGAGAACCTGTCACAGCTGAACGGAACCACCCTGAGCGGTGGgtgcagccccgcagcccctgcCCAGCGTAACTACAGCGTTAATTCTGTTGCCAGCACCTATTCTGAGTTTGCG